Proteins from a genomic interval of Lolium perenne isolate Kyuss_39 chromosome 1, Kyuss_2.0, whole genome shotgun sequence:
- the LOC139832833 gene encoding uncharacterized protein translates to MKQTVSSTASSKASTGPSSVTCFKCGTQGHKSFECKNTKVMITMENGDIETLDEDEYEALVQHDPSPSLVVTRVLTTQPHAMEDQRCNIFQTRAGIGGKSIKVIIDGGSCHNLASTELCEKLHLTLRKHPHPYHIQWLSDKGNVKIQHTVTVNFKIGPYEDTIECDVVPMTVCHMLLGRPWQYDKKEFRDVFPDELPHGLPPLRGIEHRIDLIPGAPLPNRAAYRTNPEETKEINRQIQDLLAKGYVRESLSPCAVPVILVPKPDETQRFVVSANGIEVDSSKVEAIHNWPTPTNVGQVRSFHGLAGFYRRFVKDFSTIACPLNELTKKNVPFVWGKAQQNAFDELKKRLTEAPLLVLPNFAKTFEIECDASGLGIGGVLMQEGKPVAYYSEKLDGARLNYPIYDKELYALVRVLEVWQHYLWPKEFIIHSDHESLKYLKSQHNLNKRHAKWVEFIESFPYVIKYKKGKDNVVADALSRKHDGYLFKANKICIPESSLRKLLLQESHGGGLMGHFGREKTYAMLSTHYYWPRMYRDVERLCRRCTTCLQAKSTSNPYGLYTPLPIPHAPWTDISMDFVLGLPRTKHGHDSIFVVVDRFSKMAHFIPCHKSDDASHIASLFFREIVRLHGVPQSIVSDRDVKFMSYLWKTLMAKFGVKLLFSSSSHPQTDGQTEVVNRSLSTLLRILVKKNLKSWEECIPHAEFAYNRAKHSTTSRSPFMVVYGFEPLTPLDILPLPLVWIHLRKERFPRERNSKLKPRGDGPFKVLKRINNNAYVIDIPTSKYLVSNTFNVADLSPYHEDGEEQESRTTLSQGGGDDAGWPSVTSTPRTTSPPSGPMTRARVKALHDEVNSLLTTLDLGTPLDGLLPHADVLCVIRYKEHQGYQEEDTPWSKGGEEQLDKKMDTKMDMELDWKSPVARKEVKRVGRFMGEEGIARGSEELEQDVMIMHMDAREEREAGDQHEEEDITQEAAYGAPPHKKADDATVTWREYEALRDHLQGVITRSTENIDADIQAVQMKVDATETTVNAMQAQVTALQTSIQQLTTSVNGLRVTVEQRHHEDHGDVDSVHGDNENMMGNNGRGRGFPGQGRPPPPGARRVPFQEDDGLGKPKFTIPRFEGSTDAEDIVTERRDNNELPVLTWRNMKEIMRARFVPTNYLRTVYDKLTQLKQGTMTVDAYYMEMEMLLQRARVRESIEMTMQRFLHGLKYNIKGIVRHHSYNNMNELLHHAREAESQLVKRLKSRHDILLPGGSLAGATPICSAYGGCHQRPLFFTFSPSLQCFSCKETSSSCA, encoded by the exons atgaagcaaacggtctcctccaccgcctcctctaaggcatccacgggaccctctagtgtcacttgcttcaagtgtggcacccaaggtcacaaatcgtttgagtgcaagaacaccaaggtcatgatcactatggagaatggtgacatcgagactcttgatgaggatgaatatgaagcccttgtgcaa catgacccaagtccctcacttgtggtcacaagggtgctaaccacacaacctcatgctatggaagaccaaaggtgcaacatcttccaaacccgtgccggaattggtggcaagtcgatcaaggtcatcatagatggtggaagttgccataaccttgcaagcaccgagttgtgtgagaagctccaccttactctccgcaagcatcctcacccctaccatatccaatggttgagtgacaagggcaacgtcaagatacaacataccgtcaccgtcaacttcaagatcggcccttatgaggacaccatcgagtgtgacgtggtacccatgacggtgtgccacatgttgcttggccgcccttggcaatatgacaagaag gaatttcgagacgtcttccccgacgagctccctcatggactaccaccactccgcggcatagaacaccgcatcgacctcatacccggcgctccgctcccaaaccgtgccgcctaccgcaccaaccccgaagagaccaaggagatcaaccgccaaattcaagatctcctcgccaaagggtatgtccgcgaaagccttagcccttgtgcggttcccgtgatccttgtgcctaaaccggatgagacgcaac gtttcgtggtttccgctaatgggattgaagttgattcttccaaggtggaggccatccataattggcctacccctacaaatgttggccaagtccgaagcttccatggacttgccgggttttaccgccgctttgtcaaagactttagcaccattgcttgccctttgaatgagcttaccaagaagaatgttccgtttgtttggggcaaggcccaacaaaatgcttttgatgagttgaagaaacgccttaccgaagctccacttcttgttcttccaaattttgccaaaacttttgagattgaatgtgatgctagtgggcttggtattggtggtgtccttatgcaagagggcaaacccgtggcatactatagtgagaagttggatggcgcacgcctcaactatcctatatatgacaaggagctctacgctttggttcgtgttcttgaagtttggcaacactatctttggccaaaagagtttatcattcattccgaccatgagtccttgaaatatttgaaaagccaacacaacttgaacaaacgacatgcaaaatgggtcgagttcattgagtccttcccatatgtgataaaatacaagaagggcaaggacaatgttgtggcggatgctctttcccgcaa gcatgatggctatttgttcaaagctaacaagatttgcattcccgagtcttcgcttcgaaaattgcttttgcaagaatcacatggaggaggtcttatgggtcactttggtcgagagaagacatatgccatgctctcaacccactactattggccaagaatgtaccgcgacgtcgaacgcctttgccgccggtgcaccacatgcttacaagctaagtctacctccaatccctatggtctttataccccattgcctattccacatgcaccatggaccgatattagcatggatttcgttttaggcttgcctcgcactaagcatggtcatgactctatatttgtggtagtggatagattctctaagatggctcatttcataccttgccataagagcgacgatgcttcacacattgcttcattgtttttcagggaaatcgttcgcctacatggagtaccacaaagcattgtgtcggatcgagacgtcaagttcatgagttatctttggaagacgctcatggcaaagtttggagtgaagctcttattctcatcatcatcgcacccgcaaacggacggccaaacggaagtggtcaatcgaagcctctccaccctcctacgcatcctcgtgaagaaaaacttgaagtcatgggaggaatgcatcccacacgcggagttcgcctacaaccgcgccaagcactcgactacatcaaggagtccattcatggtcgtctacgggttcgaGCCGCTCAcgccactcgacatacttccacttcc cctcgtttggatccacctccggaaggaacggttccctcgtgagcgcaactccaagctcaagccaagaggagatggccccttcaaggttctcaaacgcatcaacaacaacgcttacgtcatcgacattcccacctccaagtacttggtgagcaacaccttcaacgttgcggacttgtcgccatatcatgaagatggagaggagcaagagtcgaggacgactctttcccaaggggggggagatgatgcggggtggccttcggtcacctccacaccaagaacaacaagtcccccaagtggaccgatgacacgagcccgagtaaaggcactccatgatgaggtgaactcgctcctcaccacccttgatcttggtacacctttggatggattgctacctcatgccgacgtgttatgtgtcattaggtacaaggagcatcaaggttaccaagaggaggatacgccatggtcaaagggaggagaggagcagctggacaagaagatggacacgaagatggacatggagctggactggAAGTCGCCCGTTGCGCGCAAGGAAGTGAAGAGGGTCGGCCG GTTCATGGGAGAAGAAGGCATAGCACGAGGGAGCGAGGAGCTGGAGCAAGACGTGATGATCATGCACATggacgcgagggaggagagggaggccggCGACCAGCATGAGGAGGAGGACATCACGCAGGAGGCTGCATATGGCGCACCACCACAT aaaaaggctGATGATGCTACTGTTACATGGAGGGAATATGAAGCTCTCCGTGATCATTTGCAAGGGGTTATTACTAGATCCACTGAAAACATTGACGCTGATATTCAAGCTGTGCAAATGAAAGTAGATGCCACTGAAACTACAGTCAATGCTATGCAAGCGCAAGTCACTGCTCTCCAGACAAGCATACAACAATTGACAACTTCCGTCAATGGGCTGCGTGTAACTGTTGAGCAACGCCACCATGAGGACCATGGCGATGTTGATAGTGTCCATGGAGATAATGAAAACATGATGGGCAACAATGGACGTGGGCGTGGTTTTCCAGGACAgggtcgaccaccaccacctggTGCTCGGCGTGTGCCATTTCAGGAGGATGATGGATTGGGCAAGCCCAAGTTCacgattcccagatttgaaggttcCACTGATGCGGAGGA CATTGTGACGGAAAGACGAGATAACAACGAGCTTCCTGTTCTTACATGGCGCAATATGAAGGAGATCATGCGAGCTCGTTTTGTTCCCACTAATTACCTGCGTactgtttatgataaattgacacAGTTGAAGCAAGGAACCATGACTGTTGATGCttattacatggagatggagatgttgCTGCAGCGTGCACGTGTTCGAGAATCTATTGAGATGACCATGCAGCGATTTCTTCATGGGCTGAAGTACAACATCAAAGGTATTGTTAGGCATCATTCCTACAACAATATGAACGAGCTTTTGCATCATGCAAGGGAGG